In Gemmatimonadota bacterium, the DNA window CCGAGATTCCGGCGCCGCCCTTCATGGAAGAGGTCCGGGGCGCCCGCTTCATGGAGATGTTGCTCGACCTGGGGGTCGACTCGGCCTGGACCGACGTGGAGGGCAACGTGATCGGTCTGCGACGTGGCACGGGATCGGAGGAGGTCGTCGCGGTAACGGGTCACCTCGACACGGTATTCCCGGAGGGTACGGACGTCACCGTACGCCAGCGAGGCGATACGCTGTTCGCTCCGGGCATCGCCGACGATACGCGCGGCCTCGTCGCCGTGCTCGCGCTCCTGCGCGTGCTCAACGAGGCAGACATCCAGACGAGCGCAAACCTGCTCTTCATCGCAACGGTCGGGGAGGAAGGCCTCGGCGATCTGCGCGGCATGAAGTATCTGTTCCGCGACGGCGGCCCGCGTATCGATGCGTTCATCTCGATCGACGGCGCGGGGCACGAGAGCATCACGCACATGGGGCTCGGCTCCCACCGATACCGCGTCACGATTCGTGGACCGGGCGGACACTCCTGGAGCGATTTCGGGGCCCCGAATCCGGCCCACGCGCTCGGACGTGCGATCGACTACTTCGACCTGGCGGCCGACGCGATCACGAGGTCTGGTCCCGTTACGAGCTACAACGTCGGGCGTCTTGGCGGCGGCACCTCCGTGAACTCCATTCCGTTCGAGGCGTGGATGGAGGTGGACATGAGGTCGGAAAGCCCCGAGAGCCTGACGAGAATCGACGAGGTCTTCCAGCGGGCGATGAACCGGGCGGTCGACGAAGCGAACACACAGCGCCGGGATGGCGACGAGCTCACGCTCGACCTCGAGTTGATCGGGGACCGACCCTCTGGTGAGATCCCCAAGTCCGATCCGTTCGTCCAGCGAGCGATCGCCGCGAGCCTCGTGCTGGGTATCGAACCAAGTCTCAACCGTAGCTCGACCGACGCGAACATCCCGATTTCGCTCGGCATCCCAGCGATCACGATCGGGGGGGGTGGTGTCGCGAGCGCGGTACACGCGCCGGGAGAGTGGTTCATCAACCGGGACGGCCCCCTCGGCATCAAACGCGCGCTGCTCATCGTGCTCGCCCAGGCCGGCACCGCGATCGCGAGTTGACCACGTCCGCTGGACGTCTGCATGGTCGGGTCGCGATCGTCACCGGCGCGTCCGCCGGCATCGGTGCAGCCATCGCCGAGACGCTCGCTCAGGAGGGCGCCAAGGTCGTACTCGCGGCTCGCCGCTTGGAACGCATCGAAGCCATCGCCAAGGCGCTGGAGGACTCCGGGTGCGAAGCGCTCGCCGTGCGGACCGACGTTACGAGCCTGGAGGACATGAGGGCGCTGGCGGAAGCCACGAAGAGCCGGTTCGACGGCATCGACATCCTCGTGAACAACGCCGGTGTGATGCCGGTATCGCCTTTCGCGGAGGGCCGGGTCGACGATTGGAAGCTGATGGTCGATGTGAACCTGAACGGCGTCTTGCACGGCATCGCGGCGGTCCTGCCCACGATGATCGAGCAGCGGTCGGGGCACCTCGTCAACATCGGCTCGGTGGCCGGCCGGAGACCGTTCCCGGGCGGCTCGGTCTACTCGGCGACCAAGTTCGCGGTCCGCGGGTTGTCGTGGGGCCTGCACCTGGAGCTCGGCTCGAAGTACGGC includes these proteins:
- a CDS encoding SDR family oxidoreductase, whose protein sequence is MHGRVAIVTGASAGIGAAIAETLAQEGAKVVLAARRLERIEAIAKALEDSGCEALAVRTDVTSLEDMRALAEATKSRFDGIDILVNNAGVMPVSPFAEGRVDDWKLMVDVNLNGVLHGIAAVLPTMIEQRSGHLVNIGSVAGRRPFPGGSVYSATKFAVRGLSWGLHLELGSKYGIRITDIQPGFVSTELFDTVPDGPFREDWEKAWEGKRTLQPEDVAESVLFALSAPEHVSVSEVLVRPVDQAT
- a CDS encoding M20/M25/M40 family metallo-hydrolase, coding for MKAFAQKTLLILAGALLGLPTAGDAQEVDYQEEMAALAASPAVVRALQLVDERDARAMADLIALTEIPAPPFMEEVRGARFMEMLLDLGVDSAWTDVEGNVIGLRRGTGSEEVVAVTGHLDTVFPEGTDVTVRQRGDTLFAPGIADDTRGLVAVLALLRVLNEADIQTSANLLFIATVGEEGLGDLRGMKYLFRDGGPRIDAFISIDGAGHESITHMGLGSHRYRVTIRGPGGHSWSDFGAPNPAHALGRAIDYFDLAADAITRSGPVTSYNVGRLGGGTSVNSIPFEAWMEVDMRSESPESLTRIDEVFQRAMNRAVDEANTQRRDGDELTLDLELIGDRPSGEIPKSDPFVQRAIAASLVLGIEPSLNRSSTDANIPISLGIPAITIGGGGVASAVHAPGEWFINRDGPLGIKRALLIVLAQAGTAIAS